The Flavobacterium praedii genome window below encodes:
- a CDS encoding glycosyltransferase family 2 protein — protein sequence MHPILSIIIPCYNSEATLESTLESVLNQDFQEWEAIIVNDGSIDLTEEIALKWANRDKRFKYFSKQNEGLGKTRNFGILKAKGKYILPLDSDNLVANDFAKEAIAILENNNEIGVVHGDAEYFGEKSGLWKVDEFEMSKMLIGNYIDACAIYRKKNWVDVGGYDENMPYQGHEDWGFWIALGVLNVEFYHLNKITFKYRVTRNSMIHSFTEKMLELNNEYVIKKYSKLYQLQLKAIYHDMKSKEKSFNIKLRSEKFVLKLFLNTLLRCQIFRIN from the coding sequence ATGCATCCAATTTTATCCATAATTATACCTTGTTATAATTCTGAAGCAACTTTAGAAAGCACTTTGGAGTCTGTTTTAAATCAAGATTTTCAAGAGTGGGAAGCTATAATTGTTAATGATGGCTCAATTGATTTAACCGAAGAGATTGCTTTAAAATGGGCAAATCGTGATAAGAGGTTTAAATATTTTTCAAAGCAAAATGAGGGTTTAGGTAAGACTAGAAATTTTGGCATTTTAAAAGCAAAAGGGAAATATATTTTACCTTTGGATTCAGATAACTTAGTAGCGAATGATTTTGCAAAGGAAGCGATAGCAATTTTAGAAAATAATAATGAAATTGGTGTGGTTCATGGTGATGCAGAATATTTTGGTGAAAAATCGGGCTTATGGAAAGTGGATGAATTTGAAATGTCAAAAATGCTTATCGGTAATTATATTGATGCTTGTGCAATTTACAGAAAAAAAAATTGGGTAGACGTTGGAGGTTATGACGAGAATATGCCATATCAAGGTCATGAAGACTGGGGTTTTTGGATAGCTTTAGGGGTTTTAAACGTTGAATTTTATCATTTAAATAAAATTACTTTTAAGTATAGAGTGACTAGAAATTCTATGATCCATTCATTTACTGAAAAAATGCTTGAACTTAATAATGAGTATGTTATAAAAAAATATTCTAAATTGTATCAATTACAACTTAAAGCCATTTATCATGATATGAAATCAAAAGAAAAATCTTTTAATATAAAATTAAGAAGTGAGAAATTTGTACTTAAATTGTTTTTAAACACCTTATTAAGATGTCAAATTTTTAGAATAAATTAA
- a CDS encoding polysaccharide pyruvyl transferase family protein, translating into MWIFSEEKVSLFWWSEIHLTQKAKENYGDLIGKYIVEKISNRNVVWVHPGKRKLKNTFTKIYFTVGSILSQVKGNCIVWGSGIISREHKINKATFLAVRGPQTRKVLIQQGHNVPEIYGDPALLMPVFFKPVVIKKFELGIIPHYVDYEVVLLHYRDIENVVVIDLMTNDVEQVTQLIASCNSVISSSLHGLIVAHAYRVPAIWAEFSNKIYGDGVKYQDYFESVNLVTPKPLNLTAFFALDEILVNFYKEFTLPKKEKIEAIQSQLMACCPFI; encoded by the coding sequence ATGTGGATATTTTCAGAGGAAAAAGTTTCGTTGTTTTGGTGGAGTGAAATTCATTTAACACAAAAGGCTAAAGAGAATTATGGTGATCTTATTGGGAAATATATTGTTGAAAAAATTTCCAATAGAAATGTAGTTTGGGTGCATCCTGGTAAAAGAAAACTAAAAAATACTTTTACGAAAATTTATTTTACAGTTGGTAGTATTTTAAGTCAAGTTAAGGGTAATTGTATAGTTTGGGGCAGCGGAATAATTTCTAGAGAACATAAAATTAATAAAGCTACTTTTTTGGCTGTTAGAGGACCTCAAACCAGAAAAGTATTGATTCAACAAGGGCACAATGTTCCTGAAATTTATGGAGATCCTGCATTATTGATGCCAGTTTTTTTTAAGCCCGTAGTAATTAAGAAATTTGAATTAGGAATTATTCCACACTATGTTGATTATGAAGTAGTATTATTACATTATCGAGATATAGAAAATGTTGTTGTAATCGACTTAATGACAAATGATGTAGAACAAGTTACACAATTAATTGCATCTTGTAATTCTGTAATTTCATCTTCTCTTCATGGTTTAATTGTTGCACATGCTTACAGAGTACCTGCTATTTGGGCTGAGTTTTCAAATAAAATTTATGGGGATGGTGTTAAATACCAGGATTATTTTGAATCGGTTAACTTGGTTACGCCTAAACCATTAAATTTAACAGCATTTTTTGCTTTAGATGAAATCTTGGTTAATTTTTACAAAGAGTTTACTTTGCCTAAAAAGGAAAAAATAGAAGCAATACAATCACAGTTAATGGCATGTTGTCCATTTATATAA
- the neuC gene encoding UDP-N-acetylglucosamine 2-epimerase, which translates to MKKIVFLTGTRADFGKIKSLISILEQQPEFEVFVAVTGMHLQEEYGYTLLEIQRCGYKNIHTFQNHTHETTMDLTLAKTIEGLSSYVKTVKPDLILVHGDRVETLAGAIVGSLNNILVAHIEGGEVSGTVDELIRHSVSKLSHIHFVSNSEAAKRLKQMGEIKDSIFTIGSPDIDVMFSDQLPDLKVAKKYYQIDFDLFGIVMFHPVTTEIKEMEQYATHFVNALLADRHNYIVVFPNNDLGSKTILAAYERLKGNSRFRIFPSLRFEYFLTLLKNSQFILGNSSAGIREAPYYGIPIINIGTRQQNRAVHADIINVDYNERNISEALRIIDSHKVIQSDDDFGQGNSAELFLESLQKETFWQMNHQKQFRDR; encoded by the coding sequence ATGAAAAAAATCGTATTTCTAACTGGTACTCGTGCCGATTTTGGTAAAATAAAATCATTGATTTCAATTTTGGAACAACAACCCGAATTTGAAGTTTTTGTGGCGGTAACGGGTATGCATTTACAGGAAGAATATGGTTATACTTTGTTGGAAATTCAGCGTTGTGGGTATAAAAATATACACACTTTTCAGAATCACACTCATGAGACCACTATGGATTTGACCTTGGCCAAAACCATCGAAGGACTTTCTAGTTATGTAAAAACGGTGAAGCCAGATTTAATTCTCGTGCATGGGGATCGTGTAGAGACTTTGGCAGGAGCCATAGTTGGGTCTTTGAATAATATTTTGGTAGCGCATATTGAAGGTGGCGAAGTATCGGGAACGGTAGATGAACTGATTCGCCATAGCGTGAGTAAACTGAGTCATATCCATTTTGTTTCAAACTCGGAAGCGGCCAAAAGGCTGAAACAAATGGGAGAAATTAAAGATTCTATTTTTACTATTGGTTCACCGGATATAGATGTGATGTTTTCAGATCAACTTCCTGACTTAAAGGTTGCAAAGAAATATTATCAAATTGATTTTGATTTGTTTGGAATTGTAATGTTTCATCCTGTTACCACTGAAATAAAGGAAATGGAACAGTATGCAACTCATTTTGTCAATGCTTTATTGGCGGACAGACATAATTATATTGTTGTTTTTCCCAATAATGATTTAGGAAGCAAAACGATCTTGGCAGCTTATGAGCGATTAAAAGGCAATTCGAGATTCCGAATTTTTCCTTCCCTGAGATTCGAATATTTTTTAACATTATTAAAAAACAGTCAATTCATTTTAGGGAACAGTAGTGCCGGAATTCGCGAAGCACCTTATTACGGAATTCCGATTATCAATATTGGCACTCGGCAACAAAACAGAGCCGTTCATGCGGATATTATTAATGTCGATTATAATGAAAGGAATATTTCTGAAGCCTTAAGAATAATCGATTCCCATAAAGTAATACAATCAGATGATGATTTTGGGCAAGGCAATAGTGCCGAACTATTTCTAGAATCCCTCCAAAAAGAGACCTTTTGGCAAATGAATCATCAAAAACAATTTAGAGATCGATAA
- a CDS encoding glycosyltransferase family 2 protein produces the protein MITFLYPYRNREVERIKRSLDSLALQTDQRFKVLFVDYGSKQEMANDVECLLQSYSFVNYFYLYTRFQPWNKSKALNFAIKKCDTDYCFVADVDMIFHPELVSLLISKCEETTITYFKVGFLSKLESSKSLAFNKYQIKFYTNHEATGISLLPVKKLKEVQGYDEFFHFWGAEDTDLHNRLRSLGCTIAYFDTAIMMLHQWHPNYRKRETKRLNLELQLSGIVEHNHLHLVNNLDKRVTKVNHCDWGNCISLEDFDNLNKVAVMKMDNNKTKIDYFLFHQLPKSKNEILAIEIKENQEVNSLKHKIKQLMRKKTNRFYDLKTINDMILQHVVSFYHTQPYSYQVGSDLKTLVFKIKT, from the coding sequence ATGATTACTTTTCTATACCCATATCGCAACCGAGAAGTAGAACGTATTAAACGATCTTTAGATTCATTGGCACTGCAAACGGATCAGCGTTTTAAAGTGCTATTTGTGGATTATGGGTCTAAGCAAGAAATGGCCAATGATGTGGAATGTCTTTTACAATCGTATTCTTTTGTGAATTATTTTTATTTGTATACAAGATTTCAACCTTGGAATAAGAGTAAGGCTCTAAACTTTGCTATTAAAAAGTGTGACACGGATTATTGTTTTGTGGCAGATGTGGATATGATTTTTCATCCTGAGTTGGTTTCCTTACTAATTTCCAAATGTGAGGAAACGACGATTACTTATTTTAAAGTAGGATTTTTGTCAAAGTTAGAAAGCTCTAAGTCATTAGCGTTTAACAAATATCAGATAAAATTCTACACTAATCATGAGGCCACCGGGATATCTCTTTTGCCTGTTAAAAAGCTTAAAGAGGTTCAAGGATATGATGAGTTTTTTCATTTTTGGGGAGCCGAAGATACAGATTTGCATAATAGATTGCGTAGTTTAGGGTGTACTATTGCATATTTTGACACTGCGATTATGATGCTTCATCAATGGCATCCTAATTATAGAAAGAGAGAAACAAAAAGACTAAATTTAGAATTGCAACTTTCCGGTATTGTTGAACATAATCATTTGCATTTGGTTAATAATTTAGATAAAAGAGTGACTAAAGTAAACCATTGTGATTGGGGTAATTGTATTTCTTTAGAAGATTTTGATAACTTAAATAAAGTAGCAGTTATGAAGATGGATAATAATAAAACTAAAATTGATTATTTTTTGTTTCATCAATTGCCAAAGTCTAAAAATGAAATTCTTGCCATCGAGATCAAGGAAAATCAAGAGGTTAATTCATTAAAGCACAAAATAAAACAATTAATGAGGAAAAAGACAAATAGGTTTTATGATTTAAAAACTATAAATGATATGATTTTACAGCATGTAGTTTCTTTTTATCACACTCAACCTTATAGTTATCAAGTTGGTAGTGATTTGAAAACCTTGGTTTTTAAGATTAAAACATAA
- a CDS encoding glycosyltransferase family 2 protein, producing MKLFSVVVTFNGMKWIGDCLASLFQSTVPIEVIVVDNNSTDETVKYIKSNFPEVILFEQKENLGFGKANNIGMSYALNQNAEFVFLLNQDAKIERTTIEALIQVSKKNKDLGVLSPIHLNWEGDGLEFGFFNNEFFKDFLLSNQLKKFYIEPKFINASAWLLPIKTLKIVGGFDPIFFHYGEDVNYCQRVVYHNLKLAVVPNVKIFHDTTNNGVVKYSSKQINVAISDRYFRNQAIIKYANVNTDDVLNYSKFKRKILFRVIFNFLNFNIEKAKTDLRYYGMLKKMNVKESYQMNREAKQSYL from the coding sequence ATGAAATTATTTTCTGTTGTTGTCACATTTAATGGGATGAAATGGATTGGTGATTGTTTGGCAAGCCTTTTTCAAAGCACAGTACCTATAGAAGTTATTGTGGTTGATAATAATAGTACAGATGAAACAGTTAAATACATAAAAAGTAATTTTCCAGAAGTAATCTTATTTGAGCAAAAGGAAAACCTAGGTTTTGGAAAAGCTAATAATATTGGTATGTCTTATGCTTTAAACCAAAATGCAGAATTTGTTTTTTTACTAAATCAAGATGCTAAAATTGAAAGAACAACCATTGAGGCATTAATTCAAGTTTCTAAAAAAAATAAAGATTTAGGAGTTTTGTCACCAATTCATTTAAATTGGGAAGGAGATGGTTTAGAGTTCGGTTTTTTTAATAATGAATTTTTTAAAGATTTTTTGTTATCCAATCAATTAAAAAAATTTTATATCGAGCCAAAGTTTATTAATGCGTCAGCATGGTTATTACCAATTAAGACATTGAAAATTGTAGGAGGATTTGATCCTATTTTTTTTCATTATGGAGAAGATGTCAATTACTGTCAAAGAGTAGTTTATCATAATCTCAAATTGGCAGTAGTTCCTAATGTTAAAATTTTTCATGATACCACTAATAATGGAGTTGTTAAATATAGTAGTAAGCAAATTAATGTTGCTATTTCAGATAGATATTTCAGAAATCAGGCTATAATCAAGTATGCAAATGTGAATACTGATGATGTTCTAAATTATTCAAAGTTCAAAAGGAAAATTTTATTTAGGGTAATATTTAATTTTTTAAATTTCAATATAGAAAAGGCTAAAACTGATTTAAGATATTATGGTATGCTAAAAAAAATGAATGTAAAAGAAAGTTATCAAATGAATAGAGAAGCAAAACAATCATATTTATAA
- a CDS encoding ABC transporter ATP-binding protein produces MKDIILKAENISKQYRLGQVGTGTLSHDLNRWWHQVRGKENPYLKIGDTNDRSTKGTSEYVWALQDINFEVERGEVLGIIGKNGAGKSTLLKILSKVTAPTTGSIKSRGRIASLLEVGTGFNPELTGKENIYLNGAILGMTKKEIASKLDEIVEFSGCERYIDTPVKRYSSGMTVRLAFAVAAFLEPEILVIDEVLAVGDAEFQKKAIGKMQDISKGEGRTVLFVSHDLSAISTLATRTIVLKNGNIFAIEETNKAISIYSSMEQDDKVFVQKEVIGKPSVTKVEVITSEGGTLQANGKSLMINFEISMPKENYENLSVSFQIFDSLNKAIIYNYIFDKDIPICRRKGVNKICFEFSNLRLYKGNYYIKVHLANSKTRIKYQEFDCCGFQVEMIDKREPEWGWQNNVCQYIDEGKWNY; encoded by the coding sequence ATGAAAGATATTATATTAAAAGCTGAAAACATATCCAAACAATACCGCTTGGGTCAAGTAGGTACGGGAACTTTAAGCCATGACTTAAATCGTTGGTGGCATCAAGTACGTGGAAAGGAAAATCCCTACTTGAAAATTGGTGATACCAATGACCGCTCTACTAAGGGAACCAGTGAGTATGTTTGGGCTTTGCAGGACATTAATTTTGAAGTAGAGCGAGGTGAAGTTCTGGGAATCATTGGGAAAAATGGAGCAGGAAAATCTACCTTATTAAAAATATTATCTAAGGTGACTGCACCCACCACAGGAAGCATTAAATCTCGTGGGCGTATTGCCTCGCTGCTTGAAGTAGGTACGGGTTTTAATCCGGAGTTGACTGGTAAAGAAAACATATACTTGAACGGAGCCATTCTCGGAATGACCAAAAAAGAAATTGCCTCCAAGCTTGACGAGATTGTTGAATTCTCCGGTTGCGAACGCTACATAGACACTCCCGTAAAGAGGTATAGTAGTGGTATGACCGTACGTTTGGCTTTTGCCGTGGCTGCTTTTCTAGAGCCTGAAATTTTGGTGATAGATGAGGTATTGGCCGTTGGCGATGCCGAGTTCCAGAAAAAAGCCATTGGCAAAATGCAGGATATATCGAAAGGGGAAGGGAGAACGGTTTTGTTTGTGAGTCATGATTTAAGTGCAATAAGCACTCTTGCTACAAGAACTATTGTTTTGAAAAATGGTAATATTTTTGCCATTGAAGAAACTAATAAAGCAATATCAATTTATTCTTCGATGGAGCAAGATGATAAGGTTTTTGTTCAAAAGGAAGTTATTGGTAAACCTTCAGTAACTAAAGTAGAAGTAATCACTTCTGAAGGAGGAACATTACAAGCAAATGGAAAATCTTTAATGATTAATTTCGAGATATCAATGCCTAAGGAAAATTACGAAAATTTGTCTGTTTCATTTCAAATTTTTGATAGTTTAAATAAGGCTATTATATACAATTATATTTTTGATAAAGATATTCCTATATGTCGGAGAAAAGGGGTAAATAAAATATGTTTTGAATTTTCAAATTTAAGATTATATAAAGGGAATTATTATATTAAAGTACATTTAGCTAATTCTAAAACAAGGATAAAGTATCAAGAATTTGATTGTTGTGGTTTTCAAGTTGAAATGATTGACAAGAGAGAGCCGGAATGGGGTTGGCAAAATAATGTTTGTCAATATATAGATGAAGGAAAATGGAATTATTAA
- a CDS encoding glycosyltransferase family 4 protein — protein MTKVILISQVPLPFSNIGSWTTLYKNYIREEHLIDFIVCPEPKVKWDNVGYSCVVNDLITRVQVKASKNIYLGYFKALRKIFKKEEKYIIQIVDNYGIVAPLTNFLNQTGMRQQVYLQFFYHGFSPFYGDLRYRFFFDTIDEMVVLTNDSYKAHKSYYTVLPTRFSVLYNGIDTTRFFPVSATEKLKLKTKKQVADKTVFVWCSQNRPKKGLHLILDAWKRIYKNRRDIVLWVIGCEIKATQDGVEYLGRIPNDALPQYFQASDCYLFPTLCHEGFGLSLIEALHCGNYCIVSAIGGVPEVMQYGKLGRLIENPHFVTAWEKAILDFIENRREDIRIDSDLYSSKSWNIGMNEIITNAKITLNS, from the coding sequence ATGACTAAAGTTATCCTTATCTCACAAGTGCCTTTGCCATTTTCCAATATTGGAAGTTGGACCACTTTGTATAAAAATTATATAAGAGAAGAACATTTGATAGATTTCATTGTATGTCCCGAACCAAAAGTAAAATGGGATAACGTTGGCTATAGCTGTGTGGTCAATGATTTAATAACTAGGGTACAAGTAAAAGCTTCGAAGAATATTTATTTAGGATATTTTAAGGCATTGCGAAAGATTTTTAAAAAAGAAGAAAAATATATTATTCAAATCGTAGATAATTATGGCATAGTAGCACCATTGACCAATTTTTTAAATCAAACAGGAATGCGACAACAGGTGTATTTGCAATTTTTTTATCATGGTTTTTCTCCTTTTTATGGAGATCTTAGATACCGATTTTTTTTCGATACCATTGATGAGATGGTGGTGTTGACTAACGATTCTTATAAAGCACATAAGAGCTATTACACCGTTTTACCCACTCGTTTTTCGGTGTTGTATAACGGAATAGATACTACACGATTTTTTCCAGTTTCAGCTACAGAAAAATTAAAGTTAAAAACAAAAAAACAAGTAGCTGATAAAACGGTTTTTGTTTGGTGTTCACAAAATCGCCCTAAAAAAGGGCTCCATCTTATTTTAGATGCTTGGAAGAGAATTTATAAAAACCGCCGAGATATTGTGTTGTGGGTGATAGGTTGTGAGATCAAAGCGACTCAAGACGGAGTGGAATATTTAGGTAGGATTCCTAACGATGCATTACCACAATATTTTCAAGCTTCCGATTGTTATTTGTTTCCTACGCTTTGTCACGAAGGATTTGGGTTGAGTTTAATTGAAGCTTTGCATTGTGGGAATTACTGTATAGTTTCTGCTATTGGAGGTGTTCCTGAAGTAATGCAGTATGGTAAACTGGGTAGATTGATTGAAAATCCTCATTTTGTAACAGCATGGGAAAAGGCTATTTTAGATTTTATAGAAAATCGGAGAGAGGATATTAGAATTGATTCAGATCTATATTCCTCTAAAAGTTGGAATATTGGCATGAATGAAATTATTACCAATGCTAAAATTACATTGAATTCATAA
- a CDS encoding methyltransferase domain-containing protein — translation MMEKKHIEDWFINLNSNKMLLSFYLIRKSLLNAVIELKPIIHGRVLDLACGVMPYKDFLNNSNIETYIGVDLESTEYHNTIKPDYYWDGKKIPLDDASVNFVIATEFLEHYFDTKHILQEINRVLKPGGTFFFTVPNVWPLHESPFDYHRFTPNALDEHFKMSKFSSWEIKPLGGFHYHVALTLALWNDFQLSKKYRIIIKPFLFFFTNLLIKKDKRKSNFSNGEMYSGLYGFVIK, via the coding sequence ATGATGGAAAAAAAACATATTGAAGATTGGTTTATAAATCTTAATTCAAATAAAATGCTTTTGTCATTTTATTTAATTAGGAAATCATTACTTAATGCTGTTATCGAATTAAAACCAATTATACATGGGCGTGTTCTAGATTTAGCATGTGGAGTAATGCCATATAAAGATTTTTTAAATAATAGTAATATTGAAACTTATATTGGTGTTGATTTGGAATCAACAGAATATCATAATACTATTAAACCTGATTATTATTGGGATGGAAAGAAAATCCCATTGGATGATGCTTCAGTAAACTTCGTCATTGCAACCGAATTTTTAGAGCATTATTTTGATACAAAGCATATCCTTCAAGAAATTAATAGAGTACTGAAACCTGGGGGGACATTCTTTTTTACAGTGCCTAATGTATGGCCGCTTCATGAATCTCCTTTTGATTACCATAGATTTACACCAAATGCATTAGACGAACATTTTAAAATGTCAAAATTTTCTTCATGGGAAATTAAACCACTAGGAGGATTTCATTATCATGTAGCTTTAACTTTAGCGTTATGGAATGATTTTCAATTGTCCAAAAAGTATAGAATAATAATTAAACCTTTTTTGTTTTTTTTTACTAATCTATTGATAAAGAAAGATAAAAGAAAATCCAATTTCAGTAATGGTGAAATGTATTCTGGTCTATATGGTTTTGTAATTAAATAG
- a CDS encoding cytidylyltransferase domain-containing protein, producing the protein MKNIAIIPARGGSKRIPEKNIQLFGGLPLLVHSIQYALANSTIIDDIYVSTDDSTIKRVALANGAKVIDRPEALSGDLEPTITAVKHVLESIESDVENVILLQPTNPLRPQNLLKEAFDIYKKGKYDSLFTVTRNHQKFGKITENKFQPFNYTIGQRSQDLEPLFFENGLLYISKASLILPPDCTLADSKIISENAFPFEVNHIFANIDIDTPEDLEYSEYLLKKHTLSR; encoded by the coding sequence ATGAAAAACATAGCCATCATTCCTGCCCGTGGCGGATCGAAGCGCATCCCAGAAAAGAACATTCAATTGTTTGGGGGATTGCCTTTATTGGTGCATTCCATTCAATATGCTTTGGCTAATAGTACTATTATAGATGATATTTATGTTTCTACAGATGATTCTACCATCAAAAGGGTAGCTTTGGCTAATGGAGCTAAAGTTATTGATAGGCCAGAAGCGCTCTCGGGTGATTTGGAGCCTACAATTACTGCAGTGAAACATGTTTTAGAATCTATTGAATCTGATGTTGAAAATGTGATTTTACTACAACCGACAAATCCTCTTCGACCACAAAATTTGTTAAAGGAAGCTTTTGATATTTATAAAAAAGGGAAATACGACAGTCTTTTTACCGTTACCAGAAACCATCAAAAATTCGGAAAAATAACTGAAAATAAATTTCAACCCTTTAATTATACTATTGGGCAACGCAGTCAGGATCTGGAACCTTTGTTTTTCGAAAATGGACTGTTATATATATCTAAAGCATCTTTGATTTTGCCTCCCGACTGTACTCTAGCCGATAGCAAAATTATTTCTGAAAACGCTTTTCCATTCGAAGTAAATCATATTTTTGCCAATATAGACATTGATACGCCAGAGGACTTGGAATATTCGGAGTATTTACTTAAGAAACACACTCTCTCCCGATAG
- a CDS encoding N-acetylneuraminate synthase family protein has product MNPFIEIAGRKIGPDYPPLVIAEIGINHEGSLEVAKEMVDAAQRAGAEVVKHQTHIVEDEMSGAAKKVIPGNADVSIYEIMERCSLNEADELELKMYVERKGMIFISTPFSRAAAERLKKFDIPAYKIGSGECNNYPLLEHIASFGKPVILSTGMNTIESIRKAVAIFDRHEVPVALLHTTNLYPTPIHLVRFGAMMEMHHAFPDKVFGLSDHTLNNNACLGAVALGASILERHFTDHMQRTGPDIVCSMDERATNELIENSNEIWQMRGGVKEPAKEEQVTIDFAFATVCAIADIKKGEVFTKENIWVKRPGTGKILAEHFDSILGKKATQEIVNDVQLTWEDIE; this is encoded by the coding sequence ATGAATCCATTTATAGAAATAGCCGGTAGAAAAATCGGTCCCGATTATCCTCCTTTAGTTATTGCCGAAATTGGTATCAATCACGAAGGGTCATTAGAAGTAGCCAAAGAAATGGTTGATGCAGCCCAACGAGCAGGAGCTGAGGTAGTAAAACATCAAACTCATATTGTGGAAGATGAAATGTCTGGAGCTGCCAAAAAAGTTATTCCAGGAAATGCAGATGTTTCCATATATGAAATCATGGAGCGCTGTTCGTTGAATGAAGCAGATGAATTGGAATTGAAAATGTACGTGGAGCGTAAAGGGATGATTTTTATTTCTACCCCCTTTTCCCGTGCCGCTGCGGAACGATTGAAAAAGTTTGATATTCCCGCTTATAAAATTGGATCTGGCGAATGCAATAACTATCCATTATTGGAGCATATCGCCTCCTTTGGTAAGCCCGTTATTTTGAGTACCGGAATGAATACCATAGAAAGTATCCGAAAAGCGGTTGCTATTTTTGACCGTCATGAAGTGCCGGTGGCTTTGTTGCATACGACTAATTTATATCCAACCCCAATACATTTAGTTCGGTTTGGGGCGATGATGGAAATGCACCATGCTTTCCCCGATAAAGTATTTGGATTGAGTGACCATACGTTGAATAACAATGCCTGTTTGGGAGCAGTGGCTTTGGGTGCCAGTATTTTGGAACGTCATTTTACGGATCACATGCAACGTACCGGACCAGATATTGTGTGCAGTATGGATGAGCGAGCCACAAATGAGTTAATTGAAAATTCTAATGAGATTTGGCAAATGCGCGGGGGAGTCAAGGAACCTGCAAAAGAAGAACAAGTAACTATTGATTTTGCTTTTGCCACAGTTTGTGCTATCGCTGATATAAAAAAAGGAGAAGTATTTACCAAAGAAAATATTTGGGTGAAACGTCCTGGAACAGGGAAGATTTTAGCTGAGCATTTTGATTCTATTTTGGGTAAAAAAGCGACTCAGGAAATTGTTAATGATGTTCAGTTGACTTGGGAAGATATTGAATAA
- a CDS encoding glycosyltransferase family 2 protein, whose amino-acid sequence MIKKSPLVSICIPTYNGSKFILAAIESAIQQSYNNIEIIISDDNSKDATLEIIKLRLGKASIPYFIFHHIPQGIGENWNNCVRNSNGEFIKFLFQDDVLEKDCIRKMIELSLLDNRIGLVYCKRNIIFDSDNIDHKNWIVINKNLHQNWSNLKIKEGFIEGNLYLKDLNLMREPLNKIGEPTAVLLKKECFEKVGYFSKNLKQTLDFEFWYRVMKYYKIGFLDEELVWFRLHPEQATFKNKFSYNDEIAILNKTLYSKLFWRLHLNRQWKLFKSQSKLGDFYRFIKNKIKR is encoded by the coding sequence ATGATTAAAAAGAGTCCTCTTGTTTCTATTTGTATACCAACTTATAATGGGAGCAAGTTTATTTTAGCAGCAATTGAATCTGCAATACAACAAAGTTATAATAATATTGAAATTATTATTTCGGACGATAATTCAAAGGATGCCACTTTAGAAATTATAAAATTACGATTAGGAAAAGCTTCTATTCCATATTTTATTTTCCATCATATTCCTCAAGGTATTGGAGAAAATTGGAATAATTGTGTTAGAAATTCAAATGGAGAGTTTATAAAGTTTCTTTTTCAGGATGATGTTTTAGAAAAGGATTGTATACGAAAAATGATAGAATTAAGTTTGTTAGATAACAGAATTGGCTTGGTCTACTGTAAACGAAACATTATTTTTGATTCAGATAACATAGATCATAAGAATTGGATTGTAATAAATAAAAATCTTCATCAAAATTGGTCAAATTTGAAAATCAAAGAAGGATTTATTGAAGGGAATTTGTATTTGAAAGATCTTAATTTAATGCGAGAACCATTAAATAAAATTGGGGAACCTACAGCAGTTTTATTAAAAAAAGAATGCTTTGAAAAAGTTGGCTATTTTAGCAAAAACCTAAAACAAACACTCGATTTTGAATTTTGGTATAGAGTCATGAAATATTATAAAATAGGTTTTCTTGATGAAGAATTAGTTTGGTTTAGACTTCACCCAGAACAAGCTACTTTCAAAAATAAATTTTCATATAATGATGAAATAGCAATATTGAATAAAACATTATATAGTAAACTTTTTTGGCGATTACACCTAAATAGACAATGGAAATTATTTAAAAGTCAAAGTAAGTTAGGAGATTTCTATAGATTCATTAAAAACAAAATTAAAAGATGA